One genomic segment of Candidatus Bathyarchaeota archaeon includes these proteins:
- a CDS encoding arylsulfatase — MSQNKKPNILVMWGDDIGWWNISYNNKGQMGYRTPNIDRIANEGISFTDYYGQQSCTAGRAAFITGQNPIRTGLTKVGMPGANLGLQSEDPTIADLLKPLGYATGQFGKNHLGDRDEFLPTNHGFDEFFGNLYHLNAEEEPEDPDYPKDPEFRKKFGPRGVIHSFAGGKIEDTGPLTKKRMETIDDEITENAIRYIEDNGKSGKPFFVWYNTTAMHFRTHPAPKHLGKSGKGGFYNDVMVAHDENIGKLLSKLDELGIADDTIVMYSTDNGPHYNAWPDGAITPFRSEKNTNWEGAWRVPTFARWPNKFPAGLVLNGIVSHQDWLPTLLAAAGEPNIKEKLLQGHTAGVKNFKVHLDGHNMLPYFMGQEKDSPRQSFFYINDDGQLVALRYNDWKLVFLEQRAKTMALWGEPFVSLRIPKMFNLRRDPFERADLNSNTYWDWLIEHAFLLIPAQAFVAEQIQSLKEFPPRQKPSSFNLDRVMEHLQDAAGAGQH, encoded by the coding sequence ATGAGTCAAAATAAGAAACCTAATATTCTTGTAATGTGGGGCGACGACATAGGCTGGTGGAACATCAGCTACAACAACAAAGGCCAAATGGGCTACCGCACACCAAACATCGACCGCATAGCAAATGAAGGAATCTCTTTCACCGATTATTACGGGCAACAAAGCTGCACCGCTGGTCGCGCCGCATTCATTACAGGCCAAAACCCTATTAGAACAGGCTTAACAAAAGTTGGCATGCCCGGGGCTAACTTAGGGTTACAATCTGAAGATCCAACAATCGCTGATTTGCTCAAACCCTTAGGCTATGCCACAGGTCAATTCGGCAAAAACCACTTAGGTGACAGAGATGAATTTTTGCCCACAAATCACGGGTTTGACGAGTTTTTCGGCAACTTGTATCATTTAAATGCAGAGGAAGAACCTGAAGACCCCGATTATCCCAAAGACCCTGAATTTAGAAAGAAGTTTGGCCCTCGTGGGGTTATTCATAGTTTTGCTGGTGGCAAAATTGAAGATACAGGACCCTTAACCAAGAAAAGAATGGAGACAATTGACGATGAAATAACTGAAAATGCAATAAGGTATATTGAAGATAACGGCAAGTCGGGTAAACCGTTTTTTGTGTGGTATAACACTACAGCGATGCATTTCAGAACACATCCAGCCCCTAAGCATCTTGGAAAAAGTGGCAAAGGCGGCTTCTACAACGATGTAATGGTTGCTCACGATGAAAACATCGGTAAACTCCTTAGCAAACTCGACGAACTCGGTATCGCAGATGACACTATCGTTATGTATTCTACGGATAATGGCCCACACTATAACGCTTGGCCAGATGGTGCAATAACGCCATTTAGGAGCGAGAAAAACACGAATTGGGAGGGTGCTTGGCGGGTTCCAACATTTGCTCGCTGGCCTAACAAATTCCCGGCAGGTCTGGTTCTTAATGGTATTGTTTCTCATCAAGATTGGCTTCCGACGCTTTTAGCAGCTGCAGGCGAGCCGAACATAAAAGAAAAACTATTGCAAGGGCATACTGCAGGTGTAAAGAATTTCAAAGTACACCTCGACGGGCACAACATGCTGCCTTACTTTATGGGGCAAGAAAAAGACAGCCCACGCCAATCCTTCTTCTACATAAATGATGACGGGCAACTTGTAGCTCTTAGGTACAATGATTGGAAGCTTGTTTTCTTGGAACAGAGAGCTAAAACAATGGCGTTGTGGGGTGAACCTTTCGTATCCCTGCGTATTCCAAAAATGTTTAATTTACGCAGAGACCCATTCGAACGCGCTGACCTTAACTCGAACACATATTGGGACTGGCTTATTGAACACGCATTCTTACTAATTCCTGCCCAAGCTTTTGTTGCAGAACAAATCCAATCTTTAAAAGAGTTCCCACCACGTCAAAAGCCTTCCTCATTCAATCTTGATCGCGTGATGGAACACCTACAAGATGCAGCAGGTGCTGGCCAACATTAA